One part of the Haliotis asinina isolate JCU_RB_2024 chromosome 2, JCU_Hal_asi_v2, whole genome shotgun sequence genome encodes these proteins:
- the LOC137272903 gene encoding uncharacterized protein, whose protein sequence is MNIEDSTNNDQDEEQEPANENAMYNNPSLVGLSPQFLNDNATYQFNLTDAIEHSTSPVLTEREKFYRSYNPNVGLHTAAVLGGILVWVIIYLFYRTKCKKAVIRLIRERRKKDKVFAEKEVMGKFIPTTVEQTCGLLEPSTIGGFEQKFFGKDFVIDQIQASIECQKLIVNEHNYSPTTDDQHSKWNQTELPSPVLLPTCNLSSPSVTTLDLHQMRQQRYIQQLPSVETDIAQATAQWVQDQPLSSQSASFQDISGVILKVQPHTVRNQIPGSCPLDSLTLRHNLTPVTPKTWNKSMPILSENLHISCEELSVEKKTNYKDDKKVKVLPKLSIPIPDLKEFSSSSRLNAYSPVPIPVTPTVMIQNFTSKGNTKNSPLHRNNSNDSMTSNSSEDPLLAQPQMQIGWVGKNMITLSRTKDSDCTEDTHCNTSHLHPIIKIDSMETKL, encoded by the coding sequence ATGAACATAGAGGACTCGACCAATAATGATCAAGACGAGGAGCAAGAGCCAGCCAATGAGAATGCCATGTATAATAATCCTTCACTTGTCGGTCTTTCACCTCAATTCCTCAATGACAACGCAACGTACCAGTTCAATTTAACAGATGCCATTGAACACTCGACAAGTCCTGTACTCACTGAAAGAGAGAAGTTCTACCGATCTTACAATCCCAATGTGGGCTTGCACACAGCCGCAGTTCTTGGTGGTATTCTTGTGTGGGTGATCATATACCTGTTTTATAGAACAAAGTGCAAGAAAGCTGTGATTCGATTAATTCGGGAAAGACGGAAAAAGGATAAAGTGTTTGCTGAGAAAGAGGTCATGGGAAAGTTCATCCCAACCACTGTGGAACAGACTTGTGGCTTGTTGGAACCTTCAACTATCGGTGGATTTGAGCAAAAGTTTTTTGGAAAGGATTTTGTGATAGATCAAATCCAGGCCAGTATAGAATGCCAAAAGCTGATAGTCAACGAACACAATTACAGCCCCACCACTGATGATCAGCATTCGAAATGGAATCAAACAGAGTTACCTTCCCCTGTTCTGCTTCCTACATGCAACCTTTCTTCCCCTTCAGTTACAACACTAGACCTCCATCAGATGCGACAACAGCGATATATTCAGCAGCTTCCAAGCGTTGAAACAGACATCGCCCAGGCAACGGCTCAATGGGTCCAGGACCAACCATTATCATCACAAAGCGCCAGTTTCCAAGACATCTCAGGAGTAATTCTCAAAGTTCAACCCCACACGGTGCGAAATCAGATCCCAGGATCTTGTCCACTGGATTCATTGACATTACGACACAATCTGACTCCAGTAACGCCCAAGACATGGAACAAAAGCATGCCAATTTTGTCTGAGAATTTGCATATATCATGCGAAGAGCTCTCTGTAGAGAAGAAAACAAACTACAAGGATGACAAGAAGGTGAAAGTGCTGCCAAAACTGTCAATTCCAATTCCAGATCTAAAGGAATTTTCCTCCTCTTCGAGACTCAATGCGTATTCCCCAGTGCCTATACCTGTAACGCCCACAGTGATGATACAGAACTTTACCTCAAAAGGAAACACCAAAAACTCCCCCCTTCACAGGAACAACAGTAATGATTCCATGACCTCGAACTCCTCTGAGGATCCGTTACTTGCTCAGCCTCAGATGCAGATTGGCTGGGTGGGCAAAAACATGATTACACTTTCCCGGACCAAAGATTCCGACTGCACTGAGGATACACATTGTAATACCTCACATCTACATCCCATTATCAAGATAGATAGCATGGAAACCAAGTTATAG